A genomic region of Melanotaenia boesemani isolate fMelBoe1 chromosome 13, fMelBoe1.pri, whole genome shotgun sequence contains the following coding sequences:
- the glod4 gene encoding glyoxalase domain-containing protein 4: MSINMALRRPLHFVFKVGDRAKTATFYRDVLGMKVLRHEEFEEGCKATCNGPYDGKWSKTMVGYGPEDDHFVAELTYNYGVGEYQLGNDFLGLTLQSSQAVSNAKRLGWPLTEVEEALYLTQAPGGYPYYLVDKEQPPHDPVQKVRLGVSDLQKSIQYWTTLLGMRVMEKNEEKKTVLLGFVDSQCKLELQDTGAPVDHGTAFGRIAFSCPREQLPNLEALMKKENQKILTPLVSLDTPGKATVEVVILADPDSHEICFVGDEAFRQLSTVDPKGSELLDKAMAEDKSDEWFARHNKQKAVA, from the exons ATGTCAATAAACATGGCTTTAAGACGACCGTTGCACTTTGTTTTCAAAGTTGGTGACCGGGCCAAAACAGCCACGTTTTACCGTGATGTTCTAGGCATGAAG GTTTTACGACACGAGGAGTTCGAGGAAGGTTGCAAGGCTACTTGCAATGG TCCTTACGATGGGAAGTGGAGCAAGACAATGGTTGGCTATGGTCCAGAGGATGACCATTTTGTTGCTGAACTGACATACAATTATGGGGTGGGAGAGTATCAACTTGGCAATGACTTCTTG gGTCTCACCCTGCAGTCTAGCCAAGCTGTGAGCAATGCCAAACGACTTGGGTGGCCTCTAACTGAGGTAGAGGAGGCTCTGTATCTGACACAGGCTCCAGGAGGATATCCTTATTATCTTGTGGACAAAGAACAACCTCCTCATG ACCCTGTGCAGAAAGTTCGCCTTGGGGTGTCAGACCTCCAGAAGTCAATCCAGTACTGGACAACGCTCTTGGGAATGAGGGTGATGgagaaaaatgaggaaaagaagACAGTGCTGTTGGGATTTGTGGACTCTCAA TGTAAACTAGAGCTTCAGGATACTGGCGCGCCGGTCGACCATGGAACAGCGTTTGGGAGAATTGCATTCTCATGCCCACGAGAGCAA TTGCCAAACCTCGAAGCCTTAATGAAGAAGGAAAATCAGAAAATTCTCACTCCATTAGTCAGCCTGGACACGCCTGGAAAAGCCACAGTTGAAGTGGTTATTTTAGCTGATCCA GACAGCCATGAGATCTGTTTTGTGGGAGATGAGGCTTTCAGACAGTTATCCACCGTGGACCCCAAAGGAAGCGAACTGCTTGATAAG GCAATGGCTGAAGATAAAAGTGATGAGTGGTTTGCCAGGCACAACAAACAGAAAGCTGTTGCCTGA
- the samhd1 gene encoding deoxynucleoside triphosphate triphosphohydrolase SAMHD1 → MANRKRQIDEVLSSDDRFQTPEKKVSVVRQPDTDFTGWGVQETCQYLRREGLGEWEDTFRAQKISGVGLRYLNDAKLKEIGIKHLGDRLQILHSLRKLWQLEAEPNKVFNDPIHGHVELHPLLIKIIDTPQFQRLRNIKQLGGTYLVFPGASHNRFEHSIGVGYLAGQLVQALNERQPELLISRRDILCVQIAGLCHDLGHGPFSHMFDGMFIPKARPDIIWKHEMASLTMFDYLVDDNGLKPVMEEHGLVLPQDLDFIKEQIAGPLDTKAAQGQKWPYKGRPEDKSFLYEIVANKKNGIDVDKWDYFARDCYHLGIQNNFDYHRFLKFARVCEVDGQKHICTRDKEVGNLYDMFHTRNCLHRRAYQHKVGNIIETMITEAFLKADPHIQIQGSGGKVLTLSTAIDDMVAYTKLTDHVFEQILNSSSSELAEARQILHNIVCRNLYKCLGQTQPDKAVNVTQETIHSWEADLAQAIPQSGHQDVSLQPEDFVVTVIVIDYGMKEKNPINNVRFYCKNDLTKAIQIRKNQVSKLLPEHFAEQLIRVYCKKTDERSLEAAKKHFVQWCMNKNFSKPQDGDIIAPELTPLKPSWRNNNDGEDGEDNGSKETNCAPVNGHSKAKTQLFK, encoded by the exons ATGGCGAATCGAAAGCGGCAAATAGATGAAGTTTTGAGCTCAGATGATCGCTTCCAAACGCCGGAGAAGAAGGTGTCTGTAGTCCGGCAGCCGGACACGGACTTCACGGGATGGGGAGTGCAGGAAACCTGTCAATACCTGCGAAGAGAAGGTCTTGGGGAATGGGAAGATACGTTTAGAG cacaaAAAATCAGCGGTGTCGGGCTGCGGTATCTCAACGATGCAAAACTGAAGGAAATTGGCATAAA GCATCTCGGTGACCGTCTGCAGATCTTGCACAGCCTCAGGAAGTTGTGGCAGTTAGAAGCTGAACCAAATAAG GTGTTCAACGATCCTATCCACGGGCATGTGGAGTTACACCCGCTCCTCATCAAAATCATCGACACGCCTCAGTTCCAGAGACTGCGAAACATCAAGCAGCTTGGAGGGACATACCTTGTTTTTCCTGGGGCGTCCCACAACCGCTTTGAACACAGCATTGG GGTGGGTTACTTGGCCGGACAACTGGTTCAAGCTTTGAACGAGAGGCAGCCAGAACTCCTCATCTCTCGTAGAGACATCCTCTGTGTCCAGATTGCTGGACTCTGCCATGACCTGG GACATGGGCcattttcccacatgtttgatGGGATGTTTATTCCCAAAGCACGTCCAGACATCATCTGGAAG CATGAGATGGCCTCTCTCACCATGTTTGACTACCTGGTGGATGATAATGGCCTGAAGCCGGTAATGGAGGAACATGGTCTGGTGCTGCCCCAGGATCTGGACTTTATTAAGGAGCAGATTGCTGGACCACTCGATACTAAGGCAGCTCAAGGCCAGAAG tggCCATACAAGGGCCGCCCTGAAGACAAATCCTTCCTCTATGAAATTGTGGCCAACAAAAAGAACGGCATTGATGTGGATAAGTGGGACTACTTCGCAAG GGATTGTTACCACTTGGGCATTCAGAACAACTTTGACTACCACCGTTTCCTAAAATTTGCTAGAGTGTGTGAGGTGGATGGGCAGAAGCACATTTGCACACGAGACAAG GAGGTGGGGAATCTGTATGATATGTTCCACACAAGGAACTGTCTGCACAGAAGAGCCTACCAGCACAAAGTGGGAAACATCATAGAAACTAT GATTACAGAGGCCTTTTTAAAAGCAGATCCACACATCCAGATCCAGGGCTCTGGAGGAAAGgtcctcactctctccacagCCATAGATGACATGGTGGCCTACACCAAGCTGACAG ATCACGTGTTCGAACAGATactgaactcctcctcttcagAGCTCGCTGAAGCGAGGCAAATTCTGCACAACATCGTCTGTAGAAACCTCTACAAGTGTCTGGGGCAAACTCAGCCAGACAAAGCTGTGAATGTCACCcaa GAGACTATTCACAGCTGGGAGGCAGATTTGGCTCAAGCCATCCCTCAGAGTGGCCATCAGGATGTCAGTCTGCAGCCAGAAGACTTTGTTGTCACt gtcATTGTTATTGACTACGGGATGAAGGAAAAGAACCCCATAAACAACGTGCGTTTCTACTGCAAGAATGACCTAACCAAAGCCATCCAGATCCGgaaaaaccag GTGTCTAAACTTCTTCCAGAGCACTTTGCTGAGCAGCTGATTAGGGTCTACTGCAAAAAGACAGATGAAAGGAGTCTCGAGGCTGCCAAGAAGCACTTTGTTCAGTGGTGCATGAACAAGAACTTCTCAAAACCTCAG GATGGAGACATAATAGCACCTGAGCTGACACCTCTGAAACCCAGCTGGCGCAACAACAATGATGGAGAGGATGGCGAAGATAACGGCTCCAAAGAAACAAACTGTGCTCCTGTGAATGGACACAGTAAGGCCAAAACTCAGCTGTtcaaatga
- the LOC121651900 gene encoding deoxynucleoside triphosphate triphosphohydrolase SAMHD1-like, producing the protein MTQEKPDGKIFNDSIHGHIELHPLLVKIIDTPQFQRLRNIKQLGGVYFVYPGASHNRFEHSIGVGYLAGEFVKSLQSRQPELKIDDRDILCVEIAGLCHDLGHGPFSHLFDQMFIPEACKGSKWKHEDASIAMFDHLVEVNDLKNDMEHYGLKLKEDLVFIKELIHGHPLEDKENGQKPKESSTPWPYKGRNEEKSFLYEIVANKLNGIDVDKFDYFARDCHHLGMKNNFDHQRFFKFARVCKYKYRRHICSRDKEVGNLYDMFHTRSRLHKKAYQHRVNKNIEIMIKDALLKANPHIKIQGSKKKKFTLSKAIHDMEAYTKLTDQVLEKIINPDSNQPDLEEANKIVQRIFSRKLYKFLGEAKLGVQMEKEQLKATIESLKQELRKGEGPPEQNIFEVVVVSVDYGMKDKDPMEKTYFYRKSDYEKAVPKHKVSKLLPERFSEQVIRVYWKSEEGSSEAKELYKEWCKKNHFEHDQENTDKAKDAADEGSAGMQQ; encoded by the exons ATGACGCAGGAAAAGCCTGATGGCAAG ATATTTAATGATTCCATTCACGGCCACATAGAGTTACACCCACTTCTCGTCAAAATCATCGACACACCTCAGTTCCAGAGACTACGAAACATCAAGCAGCTTGGGGGCGTTTATTTTGTCTACCCAGGAGCATCTCACAACCGCTTTGAACATTCAATTGG CGTGGGGTACTTAGCAGGAGAATTTGTAAAATCTCTACAGTCGAGGCAACCAGAACTCAAAATCGATGACAGAGACATCCTTTGTGTGGAGATTGCAGGTCTTTGCCATGACCTTG GACATGGACCCTTTTCTCACCTGTTTGATCAGATGTTTATCCCTGAAGCTTGCAAAGGATCAAAGTGGAAG CATGAGGATGCCTCTATTGCAATGTTTGATCACCTGGTGGAAGTCAATGATCTGAAGAACGATATGGAACATTATGGGCTGAAGCTGAAAGAAGACCTGGTCTTTATCAAGGAGTTAATTCATGGACATCCTCTGGAAGATAAGGAAAATGGGCAAAAGCCGAAAGAA TCATCTACACCGTGGCCATACAAAGGACGAAACGAGGAGAAGTCTTTCCTCTATGAAATCGTTGCCAACAAGCTAAATGGGATTGATGTGGACAAGTTTGACTACTTTGCCAG GGACTGTCACCACCTCGGCATGAAGAACAATTTTGACCATCAACGATTCTTCAAGTTTGCCAGGGTGTGCAAGTATAAATATCGGAGACACATCTGCTCCAGAGACAAG GAGGTGGGAAATCTGTATGACATGTTCCACACAAGGAGCCGTCTCCATAAAAAAGCCTACCAGCACAGAGTAAACAAGAACATAGAAATTAT GATCAAAGATGCCCTCTTAAAAGCAAATCCCCACATTAAGATCCAAGGatctaaaaagaagaaattcacTCTCTCTAAAGCCATACATGACATGGAGGCCTACACCAAGCTGACAG aTCAAGTgttagaaaaaataattaacccAGACTCGAATCAACCAGATTTGGAGGAAGCAAATAAAATTGTACAGAGGATCTTCTCTCGAAAACTGTACAAGTTTTTGGGTGAAGCCAAG CTAGGAGTGCAAATGGAAAAGGAACAATTAAAG GCTACAATTGAAAGCTTGAAACAGGAACTGAGAAAGGGAGAAGGTCCGCCAGAGCAAAACATCTTTGAAGTTGTT GTTGTCAGTGTGGACTATGGGATGAAAGACAAGGATCCCATGGAGAAAACCTACTTCTACAGAAAGAGCGACTATGAGAAAGCAGTGCCCAAACATAAG GTGTCCAAGCTTCTGCCAGAACGCTTTTCTGAGCAGGTCATCAGGGTCTACTGGAAGAGCGAAGAAGGGAGTTCAGAAGCTAAGGAGCTCTATAAAGAGTGGTGTAAGAAAAACCACTTTGAG CACGACCAGGAAAATACCGATAAAGCAAAAGATGCCGCAGATGAAGGTTCAGCGGGGATGCAGCAATGA